From Fundulus heteroclitus isolate FHET01 chromosome 5, MU-UCD_Fhet_4.1, whole genome shotgun sequence, a single genomic window includes:
- the LOC105931271 gene encoding uncharacterized protein LOC105931271, whose product MKLGLLLLLVVAALLPYLSESRTVSKCELKEKLAAKIHLPRKLRRHTDEILSIIICEVNRKSGLNTSLVNVDGMRFPMSTAEPTTEEIEPETMEAMTDAPTTPAATTTTTTTTTTTTTTTTAATTAAPVSSNAAATSGSSRKKRSASSRRRKESRESLNDMENRFDEEEMAEDDERMSKEDSSDEENSSRHRDPNQMHLWSLGYYGIFQLRDSLFCDSGYRWSKNWCQKSCTDFTDDDITDDIECFINTNYFWYFFRNLSKECFHERKTFLQDCS is encoded by the exons ATGAAGCTGGGCTTGCTGCTGTTACTGGTTGTGGCGGCGCTGCTGCCCTACCTTTCTGAAAGTCGAACTGTCTCCAAATGCGAGCTGAAGGAAAAGCTTGCGGCGAAAATCCACTTGCCCAGAAAGCTTAGGAGGCATACAGATGAAATCCTGTCAATAA TTATCTGTGAGGTCAACAGGAAGTCTGGCCTGAACACCAGCCTGGTCAATGTAGACGGTATGCGCTTTCCCATGAGCACAGCCGAGCCAACAACTGAAGAAATAGAACCAGAAACCATGGAAGCAATGACAGATGCCCCGACTACTCCTGCTGCTAccacaactactactactactactactaccactactaccaCTACCACTGCtgcaactactgctgcaccagTTTCCTCTAATGCAGCCGCAACATCTGGCAGCAGCAGGAAAAAGCGAAGCGCTTCCTCCAGAAGAAGGAAGGAATCACGGGAATCCCTGAATGATATGGAAAACAGGTTTGATGAAGAAGAGATGGCGGAAGACGACGAGCGCATGAGCAAGGAGGACAGCTCTGATGAGGAGAACTCGTCCCGTCACAGGGATCCCAACCAGATGCACCTTTGGTCCCTCGGCTATTATGGGATCTTCCAGCTGAGGGACAGCCTGTTCTGTGATTCTGGGTACCGCTGGTCCAAGAATTGGTGCCAGAAATCCTGCACAG ATTTCACGGACGATGACATAACAGATGACATCGAGTGCTTCATAAACACCAACTACTTCTG GTACTTCTTCAGGAATCTCTCTAAGGAGTGTTTCCATGAGAGAAAAACTTTCCTCCAAGATTGCTCCTAA